Proteins from one Pseudomonas grandcourensis genomic window:
- a CDS encoding response regulator transcription factor, whose protein sequence is MSELLLIDDDQELCELLSSWLCQEGFQVRACHDGKSARRALAETAPAAVVLDVMLPDGSGLELLKQLRSDHPDLPVLMLSARGEPLDRILGLELGADDYLAKPCDPRELTARLRAVLRRSHPTAVSSQMELGDLCFSPVRGVVSIDEQEFTLTVSESRLLEALLKQPGEPLDKQELAQIALGRKLTLYDRSLDMHVSNLRKKIGPHPDGRPRIVALRSRGYYYSL, encoded by the coding sequence ATGAGCGAGCTGTTACTTATTGATGATGACCAGGAGCTGTGTGAGCTCCTGAGCAGCTGGCTGTGCCAGGAAGGGTTTCAGGTTCGTGCCTGTCACGACGGCAAGAGCGCACGCCGTGCACTGGCCGAAACCGCCCCGGCGGCCGTGGTGCTGGATGTGATGCTACCCGATGGCAGCGGCCTGGAGTTGCTCAAGCAGTTGCGCAGCGATCACCCGGATTTGCCGGTGCTGATGCTCTCGGCCCGGGGCGAACCGCTGGACCGTATCCTCGGCCTGGAACTCGGCGCCGACGATTACCTGGCCAAACCCTGCGATCCACGGGAACTGACCGCCCGCCTGCGCGCAGTCCTGCGGCGTAGCCACCCGACGGCGGTGTCCAGCCAGATGGAACTGGGCGACCTGTGTTTCAGCCCGGTGCGTGGCGTGGTCAGCATCGACGAACAGGAATTCACCCTCACCGTCTCCGAAAGCCGCCTGCTCGAAGCCCTGCTCAAGCAACCCGGCGAACCCCTGGACAAACAAGAACTGGCGCAGATCGCCCTCGGCCGCAAGCTGACTCTGTACGACCGCAGCCTGGACATGCACGTCAGCAACCTGCGCAAGAAGATCGGCCCACACCCCGATGGCCGACCGCGCATCGTGGCCCTGCGCAGCCGCGGCTACTACTACAG
- a CDS encoding translation initiation factor 2 encodes MRKGPLCLMLVTLSIVAPAHGEEYAEGGNSTPLSLSAGSQITVLQQRLKESERQREELNKQLQTADGERESPLLARLRQENQRLKLQLKEAQASSPLPRLLTDQQQWFVIGAGVALLALLCGIFASGASRKRRQWLN; translated from the coding sequence ATGCGCAAGGGTCCGTTGTGCCTGATGTTGGTCACGTTGTCGATCGTGGCGCCCGCCCACGGTGAAGAATACGCCGAGGGTGGCAACTCGACGCCGCTTTCCTTGAGCGCCGGCAGCCAGATCACCGTGCTGCAGCAACGCTTGAAAGAAAGCGAACGGCAACGGGAAGAACTGAACAAGCAATTGCAAACTGCCGACGGCGAACGCGAAAGCCCACTGCTGGCCCGGTTGCGCCAGGAGAACCAGCGCTTGAAGCTGCAACTCAAGGAAGCCCAGGCCAGCAGTCCCCTGCCGCGCCTGCTGACCGACCAGCAACAATGGTTCGTCATTGGCGCCGGGGTAGCGCTATTGGCTCTGCTCTGCGGTATCTTCGCCAGTGGAGCAAGTCGAAAACGTCGACAATGGCTAAATTGA
- a CDS encoding YciI family protein — translation MLYAIIATDVANSLEARLAARPAHLERLQVLKGEGRIVLAGPHPAIDSNDPGAAGFSGSLIVAEFDSLSAAQAWADADPYIAAGVYANVLVKPFKQVLP, via the coding sequence ATGCTTTACGCAATCATTGCCACAGACGTCGCCAACTCCCTGGAAGCCCGCCTGGCCGCACGGCCTGCACACCTGGAGCGCCTGCAAGTGCTCAAGGGCGAAGGTCGCATCGTATTGGCCGGTCCACACCCGGCGATCGACAGCAATGATCCAGGCGCTGCGGGTTTCAGCGGCAGCCTGATCGTCGCCGAATTCGATTCCCTGAGTGCCGCCCAGGCCTGGGCCGACGCCGATCCGTACATCGCCGCAGGCGTCTACGCCAACGTTCTGGTCAAGCCGTTCAAGCAAGTCCTGCCGTAA
- a CDS encoding septation protein A has product MKQFIDFIPLLLFFIVFKIDPRVVDIAGHEFTVGGIYSATAMLIVSSLVVYGTLFIKQRKLEKSQWLTLIACLVFGSLTLAFHSETFLKWKAPVVNWLFALAFIGSHFVGDSLLIKRIMGHALTLPEPVWTRLNIAWIVFFLFCGAANLFVAFTFQSYWVDFKVFGSLGMTLLFLVGQGIYLSRHLHDADTTTPKTED; this is encoded by the coding sequence GTGAAACAATTCATCGATTTCATCCCGCTCCTGCTGTTTTTCATCGTCTTCAAAATCGATCCACGGGTCGTCGACATCGCCGGTCATGAGTTCACTGTAGGCGGTATTTACAGCGCCACCGCGATGCTGATCGTCAGTTCCCTGGTGGTCTACGGCACACTGTTCATCAAGCAGCGCAAGCTGGAGAAGAGCCAGTGGCTGACCCTGATCGCCTGTCTGGTCTTCGGCAGCCTGACCCTGGCGTTCCACAGCGAGACGTTCCTGAAGTGGAAAGCCCCGGTGGTCAACTGGCTGTTCGCCCTGGCGTTCATCGGCAGCCACTTCGTCGGTGACAGCCTGCTGATCAAACGCATCATGGGCCACGCGCTGACCCTGCCGGAGCCGGTCTGGACGCGCCTGAACATCGCCTGGATCGTCTTCTTCCTGTTTTGCGGTGCCGCCAACCTGTTTGTCGCGTTCACCTTCCAGAGCTACTGGGTCGACTTCAAGGTGTTCGGCAGCCTGGGCATGACTTTGCTGTTCCTGGTCGGCCAGGGCATCTACCTGTCCCGCCATCTGCACGATGCCGACACCACAACGCCAAAAACCGAGGACTGA
- a CDS encoding PHP domain-containing protein, with the protein MNVDLHCHSTASDGALAPAVLVARAFEKGVRVLALTDHDTLEGLDEARHAATALGMQLVNGVELSCTWGGATIHVLGYGFDVSAAPLVEAIARLHDGRWLRSEEISRKLALKGMPGALDGARGIQQELGDSGNAPARPHFADWMVREGFVKDRAEAFRKWLGAGKLGDVKQHWPTLEETVETLRAAKAWVSLAHPWHYEFTRSKRRRLIADYIQAGGHAIEVVNGYQPAEQVGSLAILAREFGLLVSAGSDFHGPGGWSEIGEYRPLPEDLPPLWCRFKHDPVIAAV; encoded by the coding sequence GTGAATGTTGATTTGCACTGCCATAGCACGGCCTCCGATGGCGCCCTGGCGCCTGCGGTTCTGGTGGCGCGGGCGTTCGAGAAAGGCGTGCGAGTCCTGGCCTTGACCGATCACGACACCCTCGAGGGCCTCGACGAGGCCCGGCACGCGGCTACCGCGCTGGGGATGCAACTGGTCAACGGCGTCGAATTGTCCTGCACCTGGGGTGGTGCGACCATTCATGTCCTGGGCTACGGTTTTGACGTGAGTGCAGCGCCGTTGGTCGAGGCTATCGCCAGATTGCATGATGGCCGTTGGCTACGCTCCGAAGAAATCAGCCGCAAACTGGCGCTCAAAGGCATGCCGGGGGCGCTGGATGGCGCCCGGGGGATCCAGCAGGAGCTGGGCGACAGCGGTAACGCGCCGGCACGCCCGCATTTCGCCGACTGGATGGTGCGTGAAGGTTTCGTAAAGGACCGCGCCGAAGCGTTTCGCAAATGGCTGGGCGCCGGCAAACTGGGCGACGTCAAGCAACACTGGCCGACCCTGGAGGAAACTGTCGAAACCCTGCGCGCGGCCAAGGCCTGGGTCAGCCTGGCACACCCATGGCACTATGAATTCACGCGCAGCAAGCGACGTCGTCTGATTGCCGACTATATTCAAGCAGGGGGCCACGCCATCGAAGTGGTCAATGGTTACCAGCCTGCCGAGCAAGTGGGCAGCCTGGCCATTCTGGCCCGCGAGTTCGGTCTGCTGGTCAGCGCCGGCAGTGATTTTCATGGCCCTGGAGGCTGGTCAGAGATCGGTGAATACCGGCCACTCCCGGAGGATCTGCCGCCGCTATGGTGTCGATTCAAACATGACCCAGTTATTGCCGCCGTCTGA
- a CDS encoding L-threonylcarbamoyladenylate synthase codes for MSQFFQIHPENPQARLIKQAVEIIRKGGVVIYPTDSSYAIGCQIGDKVAVERVRRLRQLDEKHNFALICSDLSQLGLFAKIDTGTFRILKAHLPGPYTFILNATREVPRLLLHPKKRTIGLRVPSHPIALALLAELGEPLMSVTLIMPGDEDPLSDPHEMRQLLEHQVDLIIDGGFGGIKASTVISLADGEPEVIRVGCGDPAPFMVEA; via the coding sequence GTGAGTCAATTTTTCCAGATTCATCCGGAAAACCCGCAAGCGCGCCTGATCAAACAGGCAGTCGAAATCATCCGCAAGGGCGGGGTGGTGATTTATCCCACGGACTCTTCCTACGCCATAGGTTGCCAGATCGGCGACAAGGTGGCCGTGGAGCGCGTTCGGCGCCTGCGGCAGCTGGATGAAAAGCACAACTTCGCGCTGATCTGCAGCGACCTGTCGCAACTTGGCCTGTTCGCCAAGATCGACACCGGCACGTTCCGCATTCTCAAGGCCCATCTGCCGGGGCCCTATACCTTCATCCTCAACGCTACGCGCGAAGTGCCGCGGTTGTTGTTGCACCCGAAGAAACGCACCATCGGCCTGCGCGTGCCGAGCCACCCGATTGCCCTGGCGTTGCTGGCTGAACTGGGTGAGCCGTTGATGAGCGTGACCCTGATCATGCCCGGCGATGAAGACCCGTTGAGCGACCCGCACGAAATGCGCCAGTTGCTCGAACACCAGGTCGATCTGATCATCGACGGCGGTTTCGGCGGGATCAAGGCGTCCACGGTGATCAGCCTCGCCGACGGCGAGCCGGAAGTGATTCGCGTTGGTTGCGGCGACCCTGCGCCGTTCATGGTCGAGGCCTAG
- a CDS encoding ScpA family protein, with the protein MVYGQAVMEMPLDLYIPPDALEVFLEAFEGPLDLLLYLIRKQNINILDIPVAEITRQYMGYVELMQSVRLELAAEYLVMAAMLAEIKSRMLLPRAETVEDEEDDPRAELIRRLQEYERFKAAAEGIDGLSRVGRDVVVPKLDAPEARARKLLPDVRLSELLLSMAEVLRRGDMFESHQVSREALSTRERMSDVLERLKGGGFVPFVELFTAEEGRLGVVVTFMAILELVKESLVELVQNEPFAAIHVRARAE; encoded by the coding sequence ATGGTCTATGGCCAGGCGGTCATGGAAATGCCGCTGGACCTGTACATCCCGCCGGATGCCCTCGAGGTCTTCCTCGAAGCCTTCGAAGGGCCCCTCGACCTGCTGCTGTATCTGATCCGTAAACAGAACATCAACATCCTCGACATCCCGGTGGCGGAAATCACTCGCCAGTACATGGGCTACGTCGAATTGATGCAGTCGGTACGCCTGGAACTGGCCGCCGAATACCTGGTGATGGCCGCGATGCTGGCCGAGATCAAGTCGCGGATGCTGCTGCCACGGGCCGAAACCGTCGAAGACGAAGAGGACGACCCGCGCGCCGAACTGATCCGCCGCTTGCAGGAGTACGAACGCTTCAAGGCTGCCGCCGAAGGCATCGATGGCCTGAGTCGCGTCGGCCGTGATGTGGTGGTGCCCAAGCTTGACGCTCCGGAAGCCCGGGCACGCAAGCTGCTGCCGGACGTGCGCTTGTCAGAGCTGCTGTTGTCCATGGCCGAGGTCTTGCGCCGTGGCGACATGTTCGAAAGCCATCAGGTCAGCCGCGAAGCGCTGTCGACCCGCGAGCGCATGAGCGATGTGCTGGAACGCCTCAAGGGCGGCGGTTTCGTGCCGTTTGTCGAGCTTTTCACCGCAGAAGAAGGGCGCCTGGGGGTGGTGGTGACCTTCATGGCGATCCTTGAACTGGTCAAGGAATCCCTGGTCGAGCTGGTGCAGAATGAGCCATTTGCCGCGATCCATGTGCGAGCCCGAGCCGAATAA
- the scpB gene encoding SMC-Scp complex subunit ScpB — protein MNLTEPRDLAPLLEAFLLASGKPQSLESLFELFEEGERPEPPVFKKALTILAKSCDGRAFELKEVASGYRLQIREKFAPWVGRLWEERPQRYSRAMLETMALIAYRQPITRGEIEDVRGVAVNSNIVKTLMEREWIRIVGYRDVPGKPAMFATTKAFLDHFNLKNLDDLPPLAELRELEPDPVLEFDDAPVPAGLQELADASAEPEEPKEETSFHTLLLELDSMEEGIKTDFDDLLRDGASPEFDPEQSVVEPEVEAAQPEPEPEGEPEPEIEPEQDDDILGVAEAREKLLAAVAALEQPKPEPELSDEEAEALALAEAIEAERREFED, from the coding sequence ATGAACCTGACTGAACCCCGTGATCTGGCACCCTTGCTTGAAGCCTTTCTGTTGGCCTCGGGAAAGCCGCAATCTTTGGAAAGCCTGTTCGAACTCTTCGAGGAAGGCGAGCGCCCGGAACCGCCGGTCTTCAAGAAGGCCCTGACGATTCTCGCCAAGTCCTGCGATGGTCGTGCGTTTGAACTCAAGGAAGTGGCCTCGGGGTATCGCCTGCAAATTCGCGAGAAGTTTGCGCCGTGGGTCGGGCGTCTGTGGGAAGAGCGCCCGCAGCGTTACTCCCGGGCCATGCTGGAAACCATGGCGCTGATTGCCTATCGCCAGCCGATCACCCGTGGCGAAATCGAAGACGTGCGGGGCGTGGCGGTCAACAGCAACATCGTCAAGACCTTGATGGAGCGCGAGTGGATCCGCATCGTCGGCTACCGCGACGTACCCGGCAAACCGGCGATGTTCGCCACCACCAAGGCGTTCCTCGATCACTTCAACCTGAAGAACCTCGATGACCTGCCGCCGCTGGCGGAACTGCGCGAGCTGGAACCGGATCCGGTGCTCGAATTCGACGACGCCCCCGTACCCGCCGGGCTGCAAGAGTTGGCCGACGCCAGCGCCGAGCCGGAAGAGCCCAAGGAAGAGACCAGTTTCCACACGCTGTTGCTGGAACTGGACAGCATGGAAGAAGGGATCAAGACCGACTTCGACGACTTGTTGCGTGATGGGGCGTCGCCTGAATTCGATCCGGAGCAGTCGGTCGTCGAGCCAGAAGTCGAAGCGGCACAGCCCGAGCCTGAACCGGAAGGTGAGCCAGAGCCCGAGATCGAGCCGGAGCAGGACGACGACATCCTCGGCGTTGCCGAAGCCCGGGAAAAACTCCTGGCCGCCGTGGCTGCGCTTGAGCAGCCAAAGCCTGAGCCTGAACTGAGCGACGAAGAAGCCGAAGCATTGGCCCTGGCCGAAGCGATCGAGGCCGAACGCCGCGAATTCGAAGACTGA
- the rluB gene encoding 23S rRNA pseudouridine(2605) synthase RluB encodes MSIKDQQDDQPIGPAGEKLQKVLARIGVGSRRDVEAWISHGRIKVNGKDATLGQRVDMHDAITIDGKVIKREEAAESVRRVIMYNKPDGEICTRVDPEGRPTVFDKMPRPKEGRWINIGRLDINTTGLLMFTTDGELANRLMHPSYEMDREYAVRVRGEVDDEMIERLKAGVVLEDGPAKFTDIKQAPGGEGFNHWYHCVVMEGRNREVRRLWESQGLVVSRLKRVRFGPVFLNSDLPMGRWREMSQYEVDILSAEVGLTPVAMPQMNAKSKDKLDRMQRKSSRPMAKTERVRTLRPATGTAAAPAAPRASREPQIEGERPGRKPVARQDGERGPRTPRPANGRTERGEGRGTPVADRPADTKRPAKPAPKRPGIKLVDGDTPSGKRRGAPAGSGQRPGFGRRKPE; translated from the coding sequence ATGAGTATCAAAGACCAGCAAGACGACCAGCCAATCGGCCCAGCAGGCGAAAAACTGCAGAAAGTCCTCGCCCGTATCGGCGTCGGCTCGCGCCGTGACGTGGAAGCCTGGATCAGCCACGGCCGCATCAAGGTCAACGGCAAAGACGCCACCCTTGGCCAGCGCGTCGACATGCACGACGCCATCACCATCGATGGCAAGGTGATCAAGCGCGAAGAAGCCGCCGAGTCGGTGCGCCGCGTGATCATGTACAACAAGCCCGACGGCGAGATCTGTACCCGTGTCGACCCGGAAGGCCGTCCGACCGTGTTCGACAAGATGCCGCGCCCTAAAGAGGGTCGCTGGATCAACATCGGTCGCCTGGACATCAACACCACCGGTCTGCTGATGTTCACCACTGACGGTGAGCTGGCCAACCGCCTGATGCACCCTTCCTACGAAATGGACCGTGAATACGCGGTACGTGTGCGTGGCGAAGTCGATGACGAGATGATCGAGCGTCTGAAAGCCGGTGTTGTCCTCGAAGACGGCCCGGCCAAGTTCACGGACATCAAGCAGGCACCTGGTGGTGAAGGTTTCAACCACTGGTACCACTGCGTGGTGATGGAAGGTCGTAACCGCGAAGTTCGTCGCCTGTGGGAGTCCCAGGGCCTGGTGGTCAGCCGTCTGAAGCGCGTGCGTTTCGGCCCGGTGTTCCTCAACTCCGACCTGCCGATGGGCCGCTGGCGCGAAATGAGCCAGTACGAAGTCGACATCCTGAGTGCCGAGGTCGGCTTGACGCCGGTCGCGATGCCGCAGATGAACGCCAAGAGCAAAGACAAGCTTGACCGGATGCAGCGCAAGTCGTCGCGTCCGATGGCCAAGACCGAGCGCGTTCGTACCCTGCGTCCAGCCACTGGGACAGCCGCCGCACCTGCCGCGCCGCGTGCCAGCCGCGAGCCGCAGATCGAAGGCGAGCGTCCAGGGCGCAAGCCTGTTGCCCGTCAGGACGGCGAACGCGGTCCACGCACGCCACGTCCGGCCAATGGCCGTACCGAGCGTGGCGAAGGTCGTGGTACGCCGGTAGCCGATCGCCCGGCCGACACCAAGCGCCCGGCCAAGCCTGCGCCTAAGCGTCCGGGGATCAAGCTGGTCGACGGCGACACGCCATCGGGCAAGCGCCGTGGCGCACCGGCCGGTTCCGGCCAGCGTCCGGGCTTTGGTCGTCGCAAGCCGGAGTGA